In the Endozoicomonas sp. SCSIO W0465 genome, CAGTGTCTGGTCATAGTGTTCATGCATAAACTTCATTGCACGCTCAAGCCGGGCCAGGGAAGTATTATGCCGGGCCAGGGCAAACAATGGGGCAGCCTGTTCACTGCAAAGAATCAGGAATAGTAGTTCCTGTATAAGTCCACGCCCCAAAGCAGCACTCTGCAAAGGTGAATGCAGGCAGTTTGCCAGTTTCAATACAGTAGCGGAAAAGGCCTCTGATACCGGGCTGGCGTATAAACTGCTGTTCTCCAAGCCACCTTCACAGGTATCAACTATCTGATTATGTTCATCAAATAGCCTGACCAATGGGTGAAGCAGGCTCAGGTCAATATCAATCAGTAACGAGAGCAATGGCTCTCCGGGAGCCACCCGGGTTTCACACTCAGCAGGAATAGGCAGGGTCAGAACCAGATAATTTTCCGGATTGTATTCATACACTTTCTGCTCCAGGTAAATCCGTTTGGCTCCCTGGGCTACAATAAAGATCCCCTGACTGTAGCAGAGTGGCTCTCTTTGTCGGGATTCACTGGCTTTGAAAACACCGACTCCGGAAAGATGAGTAACGTTATACCCCTCATCAAACGCCAATCCTGACAGACTCTGAGCCAGCTGATTCATACGACAATTTCCATTTGTATAGACTGAATATGCCGGAGCATAGCTGAACCAGTGGATAAAAAAAATCATCAATGATCGGTTTAGGCATGTTTTTGACAGAAATAGCCATTCTATTCAGTAAAGGAAACGATAAGCTTCTTTCCCATGGGAAACATGGGACAAACGACATGATGAATTTTGATTATCACAACCCGACTCATATTGTGTTTGGCAGGGAACGGCTGCATGAGTTGGATCGACTGATTCCTGAAAATGCAAAAGTACTGGTCCTGTTCGGTGGAGGCAGTGTCCGCAGAAATGGAACACTGGAAAAAGTACTTGCTGGACTGGGCAAGCGTGATGTGATTGAGTTTGGTGGAATTGAACCAAACCCCCGATTCAATACCCTGATGAAAGCCGTGGATGTGGTTGGCAAAGAAAACATTGATTTCCTGCTGGCTGTCGGTGGCGGTTCCGTAATGGATGGCACCAAGTTTATTGCAGCAGCAGCGCATTACCCCGGGAACCCTGAAGATCTGTTGAAACATGGCTTTGCGCCGCTGCCCATTGAATCGGCTGTACCGCTTGCTACGGTTGCCACACTGCCAGCAACGGGTTCCGAAATGAACATGGGTGCCGTTATCTCCCATAAGAGTGGCAAACTGCCTGTGATGAGCCCACTGCTCTATCCGCAGTTCTCTGTTCTGGACCCAACACTGACGTTTTCATTGCCACCCGTTCAGGTCGCCAATGGTGTGGTTGACGCCTTTGTTCATGTTCTGGAGCAATACGTGACCTATCCGGTAGAGGCTAAAGTACAGGACCGGATGGCTGAAGGCATTCTGAAAACGCTGATCGAATGTGGTCCGGTCACGCTGGCAGAACCGGAAAACTATGATGCCCGGGCCAACTTGATGTGGAGTGCAACCTCTGCATTGAACGGTTATATCGGTGTTGGTGTTCCCCAGGACTGGAGCACTCATATGATTGGCCATGAGCTGACCGATCTATTCGGTATGGATCATGCCCAGAGTCTGGCGATTGTTCAGCCGTCACTCTGGAAAATCCGTAAGGATAAAAAGCGCGGTAAGCTTCTTCAGTATGCCGAGCGGGTTTGGGATATTTTGGAAGGTACCGATGATGAGCGTATTGATCAGGCAATTAGCATGACTCGTTCTTTCTTCGAATCTCTGGGAGTAAAAACACGATTATCCCAATACAGGATTGAACAAGCAGATATTGCCAAAGTCATTAACGCACTTGAAAACCACGGAATGACTGCCCTGTCAGAAACCGGGGATATGGATCTGGCCATCAGTAACCAAATCCTGCAGGATGCGTACGCTTAACACCGACGAACGTGTCATGGAAAGCATCCTATACGGATGTTATTCATGACGCCCCCCTCCCGTTTAAAAGTATTTCATCTGGTGCAGCCAAGCGTTGTTATACATACACAAGCACCTCATTCCCACGCTCCGCGTGGGAATGCATACCGATCCCACCACAAATACCGTACCCGCATGGAGCCCCCGAAAACCCTACCAGGCAGAGGCACTTTCTCATGCTGCCAGAGCCGTATGCATTCCTACGCAGAGCGTGGGAACGAGGGTTTTGCGACACCCTCAGAGCATGGGAATGAGGGGTCTGGCTGTATGGGTATTGACGCTTTTCGGCACTAGTCAGGATATGAACAGAGCTTCTCTTTCCAGAAGACCATATTATGATGAAAGCTGTAGATTAATCTTTTCACCAACGTTACGACACCATTACACTGATCACGCTCTAAAAAATCAGGAAAGTCAATTGATAAAAAGCCCACTGCAAAGACCGAACGATCATCAGCTCTCTTCCTTCTTGCTATCTTCTTCTGGCTTGCTTTCAGTGGTTTCTGTCACCTCAGACTCAGTGCTTTTATCGGTTCCTTCATCATGTCCTGCCGTGATCGAAGAATCATTTTTCTCCGGGGTAGTTGGTTCTGCTGTCGTTGCTGGAGCCTTTGAATCATCATCCATATTTAGCGTCTTAACCTGATCAGTTACTGATTCAATCGATTCCTTGTCATCAGGCTCTTTTGATACGGCAACTTCTGCTGTAGCTTCCGAGCCTGTCTTTTCTACATCCCCCCCATCCTTGGTGTTCATTTGAGTGTTGGCTTTGGTTTGCGTGATAGACTTTTCAACTATTGAATCATCTCTGAGTTCA is a window encoding:
- a CDS encoding iron-containing alcohol dehydrogenase gives rise to the protein MMNFDYHNPTHIVFGRERLHELDRLIPENAKVLVLFGGGSVRRNGTLEKVLAGLGKRDVIEFGGIEPNPRFNTLMKAVDVVGKENIDFLLAVGGGSVMDGTKFIAAAAHYPGNPEDLLKHGFAPLPIESAVPLATVATLPATGSEMNMGAVISHKSGKLPVMSPLLYPQFSVLDPTLTFSLPPVQVANGVVDAFVHVLEQYVTYPVEAKVQDRMAEGILKTLIECGPVTLAEPENYDARANLMWSATSALNGYIGVGVPQDWSTHMIGHELTDLFGMDHAQSLAIVQPSLWKIRKDKKRGKLLQYAERVWDILEGTDDERIDQAISMTRSFFESLGVKTRLSQYRIEQADIAKVINALENHGMTALSETGDMDLAISNQILQDAYA
- a CDS encoding AraC family transcriptional regulator, with the protein product MNQLAQSLSGLAFDEGYNVTHLSGVGVFKASESRQREPLCYSQGIFIVAQGAKRIYLEQKVYEYNPENYLVLTLPIPAECETRVAPGEPLLSLLIDIDLSLLHPLVRLFDEHNQIVDTCEGGLENSSLYASPVSEAFSATVLKLANCLHSPLQSAALGRGLIQELLFLILCSEQAAPLFALARHNTSLARLERAMKFMHEHYDQTLGVEQLATLANMSPSTFHRNFRQMTASSPIQYLKKLRLSRARELLQDQGLRVNQAAAMVGYESPTQFSREFKRYFGLTPQQSAVA